The DNA region TACCTATAGTAAGCATCATCACGTCTCTAGCCTCTAAATATAATGTTTTACCGCTTAAAAGATTTGTAGTAGCCGGTCCGCCAGAATCAATAAAATATCTTAAATAAACAAAATGCTTAGCAGTTATCTCTATTCTAATATTTGATTTCTCAGTATCTTGTTCTATATAAGTTTCCCCATCTATCACAGGCAATTTTACATCTGATGCTACAACCATATTATTAGTAATATTATTTTCATTTAAATAATTAGTATTTTCTTCATTGTTGTAAACAGAATTAATCATCTGATTCTCTTCAAGTTTTTCCATCTCCACAGTAGCCAAATTATCATAAACTTCTATTATACTTATCTTAAAATCATTAATTCCGTTTCCATTCAAATCCAATATTATAGGATTGCTCTTAGAAAAAGATAAATCCTGACCATTAATATTCATTCTAATAACATTGCCTATACTATTAAATTTAATTGTAGCAGATATTCCAAGCGGCTTGAAATATATAATATCTCCAGTTTTTACATTCTGCCTAGCATTATTATCAACAATGTTTCTTGCTATCTCAACTTCTCTTTTATTATTATTCTTATTTGAAGAGAATATAGCTTTTATATTATTTATATTAAAAAATATAACAGCAAAAATAACCAACACAGCTAATATCATTATAATAGGTACAAAAGAATTAGCTTTGCTTTTTTTATTTCTAAGCTTATTTAAATCTCTTTTTGTAATATATAATAATTCTGCCTCAGCACTATTTGGAGTATATGTTTTGCTATTTACTGAAATACTGCTGTTAGTTTTTAAAGTCTCTTCTTTTTTAGTTTCTTCTTTAGAATCTTCATTATTATCAGAAACAGTACTTTCTTTTATTTCTTCTTTTTTAGTTTCTGATTTTTTAGCTTCTTTATTTTCTTCTTTCTTTTTAGGATTTATTTTAAACTTTCTAGACTTTGATATATCTTCTTCGAATTTATTTCCATTTCTTTGCAAATTATAACGCTCTATCATAGCATCAGAATCTAATGAAAGCTTATCACTTAAATTTTTAATAAACCCTTTAACATATATCTCACCAGGCAACAAATCAAACTGTTCATCTTCTAGAGCCTTTATAAATTTAGATACAATATATGTGCTTGACGCTAACTCTTCTATGGTAAGACCTTTTTTTTCTCTGGCATTTTTTAATATTTGTCCTATGGTTTCCATATAATTTAAAATCCTTTAAAGTTTTTAATTGCCTGATATTAAACCATCTTTTAAAACCTGCATCTCTTCAGGTATAACAGGTACAAATGTCTTATTATCATATTGAACATTATATCTAATAGACTTAAATAAATATTCTACAGGAACATTCGTCGTAGATATTCCAAGTATTCTAATAATCATACCATCTTCAGCAATCCATAAATGTATTGTAGGAAAACCAGTTCTATCAACACTCGCTTGTTTAGGAGTAAGAAGCATATGATAAGCTAATCTGTTATCATCACCAGTATATTGAGAACTGCTATAACCTGATATATTTAAAGCACTTCCGTCAAAACTGCTCACTGGTCTTAACGCCCTATCAGAATAAAAATCTATATTATACTTAGATATAAGTCTAGATATGCCTGCTTTTGTATAAATAGCACCAGAATCACCATAATGCAATGTTTGTTCGCTTACAACCTTTTTTCTTGGAAATATCATCCACAAAGTTTTACCGTCACAATATATAGAATCGCTATTAGTACCACCTGAATATTCTAACTTAAATATATTTGGATTTTTACTTATAAGAGTACCGGTTTTTATTTTACTTCCATTTCTTTCTGTAAAGCTAGTTGAAAAACTATTCATAGTAGCAAATCTGTTGGACATCATGCTAATAACTTTCTCTGGAGTCATTATCTGCGAAAACAAAGGGATTGAAAATAAAAATAAATAAAGTCAATATCTTTTTCATAATTTTCTACTTTTTTCCTAAAAATAAAATAATAGTGATTATACCTATAATATAACAAAAAACCATAAAAAACAAGCATTAATAATGTTATTTTTAATTATTATATTTACATAGTGATATATTTTTTAATTTTGAGTAATGTAAAGTTTATGTCATAAAATGTTGATATTTTGTAAAAAATTTGTTATATTTAAAAATATGATTAGGAAATTTGTTAGTAGTTTATTTCTTATAGTGATTATTTCTCTTGAATTATTTGGATATAACTCTATATTATTAGATGACTTACCAGAAAATTCCAAAATTTTTATAGAAAATAATTTTAATAACACTAGTATAAAAACCATAAATAAAATAAATAATCGTTTTTATGTATTATTAGAAGATAATTGTTCACTAATATTTAATGATGCAGGAACATGGTGTGAAGTAGATGGTAAAGATAAGCCTATACCCACTGATTTTATACCAGAAAATGTAATGTATACTGTTAATAGAACTAATCCAAATACAAATATATTAAAAATAGTAAAAAAATGGAATACTTATATTATAACATTAGATACTCATATTAATATATTTGTAGATTCTTCAGGCATGCTTGTAGGACAAAAGATTCCAGATTAATAAAAAGGATAGTAATGAAAAAAGTATTTATATTATTAATTATATTCAGCTCAGTCCTTGCTGCAGATGACTGGAAAGTTGATCCTAATGAGCTTCCGCAAAGTGCTATAGATTTTATAAATAAGTTCTTTCCAAATAATAGAATTATATTAGCTGAAAGAGATAGAAAAAAATATGAAATAGTACTTGAAAATGGCGTGGAGTTAGAGTTTTTTATTAATGGTGAATTAAAAGAAGTAGAAGGCAATTATGTAGCAGTACCGCCAGAAATATTGCCAAAAACAGTTGCAAATACAGTATCTGTAACATTCCCAAATACTACTATAACAAAAATAAAAAAGAAATGGAATCTATATGAAGTAAAACTTAATAATTCTATGGCTCTTTATATAGATGTTAATGGACAGCTTTTAGGACAAAAATTTGATGATTAATATGCAATTTTATCTTTATTGCTTACTTGACAATTTAAAATTATTCTATTATATTATATTTTATAGAATAGTATATATCTTTATACTGGAGGGCTTTTTTTGATTTATGGCTGATGAACTATTTTCGAGAAAAGAAACAGTAAAAGATATTTTTTTAATTGTAGAAGAAAAATTAAAAAAAGGTCTATTCCAAGACTCTATGGAAGATTTGGATAAAATTATGTCTATGGACTTTGAATATCCGAATCTATATGAAAATATATCCTGTGTGAAGTTTTGGATTAATAGAGCAGACAAAATAGAAAGTTTTAAAGGAGATTATTTAGAATACTGCAAGTTTTTAGATTTGTCTTATAAAAAATTTGAGGAGTTTATTAAGACTAAATCATATAATAAAACTTTGATAACAATAAAGGCTATTCATTACTTCATATACAATAACATTATAACAACTATAATGCAGAAAAATGTAGAAGAGATTAGAGGTAAAGATGAGCTGCATTTATTAGCTAATGCTTTTATAGAGCTTGGAGACTACTCAAGAGCATTAAAAGCATATGAATATTTAAATGTAATAGAGCCTTATAATGGTAATACGCTTTCAAATATAGCACAAATTAACCATATATTGGGAGATACTAAAAAAGCAAAAATGTATATTAGAGATGCTTTGTTTTATGCTCCTTTAGATATAGAATTTGAAAGAATTACTATTGATGCAGTAAGA from Brachyspira pilosicoli P43/6/78 includes:
- a CDS encoding PepSY-like domain-containing protein, encoding MIISLELFGYNSILLDDLPENSKIFIENNFNNTSIKTINKINNRFYVLLEDNCSLIFNDAGTWCEVDGKDKPIPTDFIPENVMYTVNRTNPNTNILKIVKKWNTYIITLDTHINIFVDSSGMLVGQKIPD
- a CDS encoding PepSY-like domain-containing protein yields the protein MKKVFILLIIFSSVLAADDWKVDPNELPQSAIDFINKFFPNNRIILAERDRKKYEIVLENGVELEFFINGELKEVEGNYVAVPPEILPKTVANTVSVTFPNTTITKIKKKWNLYEVKLNNSMALYIDVNGQLLGQKFDD
- a CDS encoding LolA family protein, translating into MTPEKVISMMSNRFATMNSFSTSFTERNGSKIKTGTLISKNPNIFKLEYSGGTNSDSIYCDGKTLWMIFPRKKVVSEQTLHYGDSGAIYTKAGISRLISKYNIDFYSDRALRPVSSFDGSALNISGYSSSQYTGDDNRLAYHMLLTPKQASVDRTGFPTIHLWIAEDGMIIRILGISTTNVPVEYLFKSIRYNVQYDNKTFVPVIPEEMQVLKDGLISGN
- a CDS encoding tetratricopeptide repeat protein translates to MADELFSRKETVKDIFLIVEEKLKKGLFQDSMEDLDKIMSMDFEYPNLYENISCVKFWINRADKIESFKGDYLEYCKFLDLSYKKFEEFIKTKSYNKTLITIKAIHYFIYNNIITTIMQKNVEEIRGKDELHLLANAFIELGDYSRALKAYEYLNVIEPYNGNTLSNIAQINHILGDTKKAKMYIRDALFYAPLDIEFERITIDAVREIRDIIIRRGIHNNSQEEIISWMSAYGELMNILDIKRELTKEEEFELRKNISKLEADYRKLKLREATAPRLLSAYAFLTTYLIMRHTEEDMDEIKIWGRKMSEIDKDLLQFYIKILNKG
- a CDS encoding helix-turn-helix domain-containing protein; the encoded protein is METIGQILKNAREKKGLTIEELASSTYIVSKFIKALEDEQFDLLPGEIYVKGFIKNLSDKLSLDSDAMIERYNLQRNGNKFEEDISKSRKFKINPKKKEENKEAKKSETKKEEIKESTVSDNNEDSKEETKKEETLKTNSSISVNSKTYTPNSAEAELLYITKRDLNKLRNKKSKANSFVPIIMILAVLVIFAVIFFNINNIKAIFSSNKNNNKREVEIARNIVDNNARQNVKTGDIIYFKPLGISATIKFNSIGNVIRMNINGQDLSFSKSNPIILDLNGNGINDFKISIIEVYDNLATVEMEKLEENQMINSVYNNEENTNYLNENNITNNMVVASDVKLPVIDGETYIEQDTEKSNIRIEITAKHFVYLRYFIDSGGPATTNLLSGKTLYLEARDVMMLTIGNAGEVVVKVNGKIVDVGALGETVNKTIKWTKNLNDSTRYNLIMTDTK